From one Anopheles bellator chromosome 1, idAnoBellAS_SP24_06.2, whole genome shotgun sequence genomic stretch:
- the LOC131207036 gene encoding lachesin isoform X1, with protein MIILQTIKLIVLALKLLPKRFTHRNVLFMIYLVTLVTHVMMDEPRFAQPIPNVTVAVGRDANLPCVVEHLGTYKVAWIHIDRQMILTIHRHVISRIPRYSVTYDNSNTWLLHVSQAQQDDRGYYMCQVNTNPMISQVGYLQVVVPPNILDIESTPSSVAVRENQNINMTCRADGFPTPKIIWRREDGQSITVERKKKVMVYDGEVLHLTKVSRNEMGAYLCIATNGVPPSVSKRIILDVEFSPMIWVPNQLVGAPLSTDVTIDCHTEAHPRAIIYWVYNAVMVLPSKKYIIDYNENSYRAHMKLTIKGLSMGDFGNYRCISKNSLGETEGSIRVYEIPLPSTPSKQITHVMEPKETVPVVVSRNETIKVTQPDVLFPMKNDDYAQRSPNGIPFERKGSHPIGQSFSYTDMPPKEFGVSNDVRRCCWTFSLLSLISVPSTVLALYASRLLL; from the exons ATGATAATACtacaaacaatcaaacttaTTGTGTTAGCATTAAAGCTGCTGCCAAAGCGGTTTACGCATAGAAATGTGTTATTTATGATATACCTGGTCACTCTGGTCACACACG tgATGATGGATGAACCAAGATTTGCTCAACCCATCCCCAACGTAACCGTTGCCGTAGGGCGAGACGCAAACCTTCCCTGTGTGGTGGAGCACTTAGGAACGTACAAG GTCGCGTGGATACACATCGATCGCCAGATGATTCTTACGATACACCGCCATGTAATATCGCGCATTCCTCGGTACAGTGTAACGTATGATAACTCCAACACATGGCTTCTTCACGTCAGCCAAGCCCAGCAGGACGACCGGGGCTACTACATGTGCCAAGTGAACACAAATCCCATGATTAGCCAAGTCGGATACTTGCAAGTTGTTG TGCCTCCCAACATCCTGGACATCGAGAGCactccgtcgtcggtggccgtgcgagaaaatcaaaatatcaacatgacgtgccgtgccgatgGGTTCCCCACGCCCAAGATCATCTGGCGCCGCGAAGACGGCCAAAGCATCACGGTGGAGCGGAAGAAGAAAG TGATGGTATACGATGGTGAGGTGCTCCATCTGACGAAAGTAAGCCGCAACGAAATGGGCGCTTATCTCTGCATCGCCACTAATGGTGTGCCACCGTCGGTGTCTAAGCGGATTATCCTTGATGTTGAGT TCTCGCCGATGATATGGGTTCCGAATCAATTAGTTGGGGCGCCCCTTTCCACCGACGTCACGATCGACTGCCACACCGAGGCACATCCTAG GGCCATCATTTACTGGGTGTACAACGCCGTGATGGTGCTGCCGAGCAAAAAGTACATCATCGATTACAACGAAAACTCCTATCG GGCCCACATGAAGCTAACTATCAAAGGCTTATCGATGGGTGATTTCGGAAACTATCGCTGCATATCGAAAAATTCGCTCGGCGAAACGGAGGGCTCCATCCGGGTGTACG aAATTCCACTTCCATCGACACCATCGAAGCAAATTACTCACGTGATGGAACCGAAGGAAA CAGTCCCGGTCGTGGTGTCACGTAATGAAACCATTAAGGTCACCCAACCCGATGTCCTGTTTCCGATGAAGAACGACGACTACGCGCAACGCTCACCGAACGGTATCCCTTTCGAGCGCAAGGGATCGCACCCCATCGGCCAAAGTTTCTCCTACACCGACATGCCACCGAAGGAGTTCGGTGTGTCCAACG ATGTCCGACGGTGCTGCTGGACGTTCTCGCTGCTCTCGCTAATTAGTGTGCCATCTACGGTGCTGGCCCTGTACGCAAGTAGGCTGTTGCTGTAA
- the LOC131207036 gene encoding lachesin isoform X2, whose protein sequence is MIILQTIKLIVLALKLLPKRFTHRNVLFMIYLVTLVTHVMMDEPRFAQPIPNVTVAVGRDANLPCVVEHLGTYKVAWIHIDRQMILTIHRHVISRIPRYSVTYDNSNTWLLHVSQAQQDDRGYYMCQVNTNPMISQVGYLQVVVPPNILDIESTPSSVAVRENQNINMTCRADGFPTPKIIWRREDGQSITVERKKKVMVYDGEVLHLTKVSRNEMGAYLCIATNGVPPSVSKRIILDVEFSPMIWVPNQLVGAPLSTDVTIDCHTEAHPRAIIYWVYNAVMVLPSKKYIIDYNENSYRAHMKLTIKGLSMGDFGNYRCISKNSLGETEGSIRVYEIPLPSTPSKQITHVMEPKEIPVVVSRNETIKVTQPDVLFPMKNDDYAQRSPNGIPFERKGSHPIGQSFSYTDMPPKEFGVSNDVRRCCWTFSLLSLISVPSTVLALYASRLLL, encoded by the exons ATGATAATACtacaaacaatcaaacttaTTGTGTTAGCATTAAAGCTGCTGCCAAAGCGGTTTACGCATAGAAATGTGTTATTTATGATATACCTGGTCACTCTGGTCACACACG tgATGATGGATGAACCAAGATTTGCTCAACCCATCCCCAACGTAACCGTTGCCGTAGGGCGAGACGCAAACCTTCCCTGTGTGGTGGAGCACTTAGGAACGTACAAG GTCGCGTGGATACACATCGATCGCCAGATGATTCTTACGATACACCGCCATGTAATATCGCGCATTCCTCGGTACAGTGTAACGTATGATAACTCCAACACATGGCTTCTTCACGTCAGCCAAGCCCAGCAGGACGACCGGGGCTACTACATGTGCCAAGTGAACACAAATCCCATGATTAGCCAAGTCGGATACTTGCAAGTTGTTG TGCCTCCCAACATCCTGGACATCGAGAGCactccgtcgtcggtggccgtgcgagaaaatcaaaatatcaacatgacgtgccgtgccgatgGGTTCCCCACGCCCAAGATCATCTGGCGCCGCGAAGACGGCCAAAGCATCACGGTGGAGCGGAAGAAGAAAG TGATGGTATACGATGGTGAGGTGCTCCATCTGACGAAAGTAAGCCGCAACGAAATGGGCGCTTATCTCTGCATCGCCACTAATGGTGTGCCACCGTCGGTGTCTAAGCGGATTATCCTTGATGTTGAGT TCTCGCCGATGATATGGGTTCCGAATCAATTAGTTGGGGCGCCCCTTTCCACCGACGTCACGATCGACTGCCACACCGAGGCACATCCTAG GGCCATCATTTACTGGGTGTACAACGCCGTGATGGTGCTGCCGAGCAAAAAGTACATCATCGATTACAACGAAAACTCCTATCG GGCCCACATGAAGCTAACTATCAAAGGCTTATCGATGGGTGATTTCGGAAACTATCGCTGCATATCGAAAAATTCGCTCGGCGAAACGGAGGGCTCCATCCGGGTGTACG aAATTCCACTTCCATCGACACCATCGAAGCAAATTACTCACGTGATGGAACCGAAGGAAA TCCCGGTCGTGGTGTCACGTAATGAAACCATTAAGGTCACCCAACCCGATGTCCTGTTTCCGATGAAGAACGACGACTACGCGCAACGCTCACCGAACGGTATCCCTTTCGAGCGCAAGGGATCGCACCCCATCGGCCAAAGTTTCTCCTACACCGACATGCCACCGAAGGAGTTCGGTGTGTCCAACG ATGTCCGACGGTGCTGCTGGACGTTCTCGCTGCTCTCGCTAATTAGTGTGCCATCTACGGTGCTGGCCCTGTACGCAAGTAGGCTGTTGCTGTAA